Proteins from one Periplaneta americana isolate PAMFEO1 chromosome 6, P.americana_PAMFEO1_priV1, whole genome shotgun sequence genomic window:
- the CCT6 gene encoding T-complex protein 1 subunit zeta isoform X2, which translates to MSAITLLNPKAEFARAAQALAINISAAKGIQDVMRTNLGPKGTMKMLVSGAGEIKITKDGNVLLHEMQIQHPTASLIARASTAQDDMTGDGTTSTVLVIGELLKQADLYISEGLHPRIVTEGFDKARAKTLEILEKLKIKIEPTRENLLNVARTSLRTKVHQQLADVLTDVCVDAVLAVRQGDKPIDLHMIEIMEMQHKTSTETTLVRGLVLDHGSRHPDMPKRVENAYILTCNVSMEYEKSEVNSGFFYKSAEEREKLVAAEREFIEKRVQKVIELKKKLCDNTDKRFVVINQKGIDPMSLDMMAKEGIIALRRAKRRNMERLALACGGTAMNSVDDITEENLGYAGLVYEHVLGENKFTFVEECKFPQSVTILIKGPNKHTLTQIKDAVRDGLRAIKNAIDDGCLIPGAGAFEIAANQELLRYKDEVKGKMRLGVQAYAEALLVIPKTLVL; encoded by the exons ATGTCAGCAATTACGTTACTAAATCCAAAAGCTGAATTTGCTAGAGCTGCTCAAGCTTTAGCAATAAATATATCCGCAGCAAAAGGAATTCAAGATGTAATGAGAACCAATTTAGGTCCTAAGGGTACAATGAAGAT GTTGGTGTCTGGTGCAGGTGAGATCAAAATTACGAAGGATGGAAATGTTTTGCTTCATGAAATG CAAATTCAGCATCCCACAGCATCTCTCATTGCACGTGCATCAACTGCTCAGGATGACATGACTGGAGATGGCACTACCTCCACTGTTCTTGTCATTGGGGAACTTCTAAAGCAGGCTGATCTCTACATATCAGAA GGTCTTCATCCACGTATTGTCACAGAAGGGTTTGACAAGGCACGAGCCAAGACTCTTGAAATTCTGGAGAAACTTAAGATCAAGATTGAACCAACACgtgaaaatctgttaaatgtgGCACGAACTTCACTGCGTACTAAAGTTCATCAGCAACTTGCGGATGTTCTCACGGAC GTATGTGTGGATGCAGTGTTGGCTGTGCGTCAGGGAGACAAGCCAATCGATTTACATATGATAGAGATCATGGAGATGCAGCATAAGACCTCAACAGAAACTACTCTGGTCCGTGGTCTTGTGTTAGATCATGGATCTCGACATCCAGATATGCCTAAACGGGTTGAGAATGCCTACATTCTCACATGCAACGTTAGTATGGAGTATGAGAAGAG TGAGGTGAACTCTGGATTCTTCTACAAATCtgcagaagagagagaaaaacttGTGGCAGCTGAACGAGAATTCATTGAGAAGCGAGTTCAGAAGGTGATAGAGCTGAAAAAGAAGCTGTGCGACAATACAGACAAGAGATTTGTAGTTATAAACCAGAAG GGTATTGACCCCATGTCACTGGACATGATGGCAAAGGAAGGCATTATTGCCCTCCGTCGAGCTAAGAGACGTAATATGGAACGTCTGGCTTTGGCTTGTGGAGGTACTGCCATGAATAGTGTAGATGACATCACAGAGGAGAACCTTGGCTATGCTGGCCTTGTGTACGAACATGTATTG GGTGAGAACAAATTTACGTTTGTGGAGGAGTGCAAGTTCCCACAGAGTGTGACCATCTTAATCAAAGGACCTAACAAACACACACTCACTCAGATTAAGGATGCAGTTCGTGATGGATTACGGGCCATCAAGAATGCTATAGATGATG GTTGTCTAATTCCTGGTGCTGGTGCCTTTGAAATAGCAGCAAATCAAGAACTGTTACGTTACAAGGATGAAGTGAAGGGTAAAATGAGGCTTGGGGTGCAGGCTTATGCTGAGGCCTTGCTTGTCATTCCGAAGACTCTTG TTCTGTGA
- the CCT6 gene encoding T-complex protein 1 subunit zeta isoform X1 has protein sequence MSAITLLNPKAEFARAAQALAINISAAKGIQDVMRTNLGPKGTMKMLVSGAGEIKITKDGNVLLHEMQIQHPTASLIARASTAQDDMTGDGTTSTVLVIGELLKQADLYISEGLHPRIVTEGFDKARAKTLEILEKLKIKIEPTRENLLNVARTSLRTKVHQQLADVLTDVCVDAVLAVRQGDKPIDLHMIEIMEMQHKTSTETTLVRGLVLDHGSRHPDMPKRVENAYILTCNVSMEYEKSEVNSGFFYKSAEEREKLVAAEREFIEKRVQKVIELKKKLCDNTDKRFVVINQKGIDPMSLDMMAKEGIIALRRAKRRNMERLALACGGTAMNSVDDITEENLGYAGLVYEHVLGENKFTFVEECKFPQSVTILIKGPNKHTLTQIKDAVRDGLRAIKNAIDDGCLIPGAGAFEIAANQELLRYKDEVKGKMRLGVQAYAEALLVIPKTLAVNSGFDAQDTIVKLQEDARLLGEPVGLDVNSGEALKPADAGIYDNYIVKKQIINSCSVIASNLLLVDEIMRAGMSSLKG, from the exons ATGTCAGCAATTACGTTACTAAATCCAAAAGCTGAATTTGCTAGAGCTGCTCAAGCTTTAGCAATAAATATATCCGCAGCAAAAGGAATTCAAGATGTAATGAGAACCAATTTAGGTCCTAAGGGTACAATGAAGAT GTTGGTGTCTGGTGCAGGTGAGATCAAAATTACGAAGGATGGAAATGTTTTGCTTCATGAAATG CAAATTCAGCATCCCACAGCATCTCTCATTGCACGTGCATCAACTGCTCAGGATGACATGACTGGAGATGGCACTACCTCCACTGTTCTTGTCATTGGGGAACTTCTAAAGCAGGCTGATCTCTACATATCAGAA GGTCTTCATCCACGTATTGTCACAGAAGGGTTTGACAAGGCACGAGCCAAGACTCTTGAAATTCTGGAGAAACTTAAGATCAAGATTGAACCAACACgtgaaaatctgttaaatgtgGCACGAACTTCACTGCGTACTAAAGTTCATCAGCAACTTGCGGATGTTCTCACGGAC GTATGTGTGGATGCAGTGTTGGCTGTGCGTCAGGGAGACAAGCCAATCGATTTACATATGATAGAGATCATGGAGATGCAGCATAAGACCTCAACAGAAACTACTCTGGTCCGTGGTCTTGTGTTAGATCATGGATCTCGACATCCAGATATGCCTAAACGGGTTGAGAATGCCTACATTCTCACATGCAACGTTAGTATGGAGTATGAGAAGAG TGAGGTGAACTCTGGATTCTTCTACAAATCtgcagaagagagagaaaaacttGTGGCAGCTGAACGAGAATTCATTGAGAAGCGAGTTCAGAAGGTGATAGAGCTGAAAAAGAAGCTGTGCGACAATACAGACAAGAGATTTGTAGTTATAAACCAGAAG GGTATTGACCCCATGTCACTGGACATGATGGCAAAGGAAGGCATTATTGCCCTCCGTCGAGCTAAGAGACGTAATATGGAACGTCTGGCTTTGGCTTGTGGAGGTACTGCCATGAATAGTGTAGATGACATCACAGAGGAGAACCTTGGCTATGCTGGCCTTGTGTACGAACATGTATTG GGTGAGAACAAATTTACGTTTGTGGAGGAGTGCAAGTTCCCACAGAGTGTGACCATCTTAATCAAAGGACCTAACAAACACACACTCACTCAGATTAAGGATGCAGTTCGTGATGGATTACGGGCCATCAAGAATGCTATAGATGATG GTTGTCTAATTCCTGGTGCTGGTGCCTTTGAAATAGCAGCAAATCAAGAACTGTTACGTTACAAGGATGAAGTGAAGGGTAAAATGAGGCTTGGGGTGCAGGCTTATGCTGAGGCCTTGCTTGTCATTCCGAAGACTCTTG ctgtaAACAGCGGATTTGATGCTCAAGATACAATTGTGAAACTGCAAGAAGACGCCAGACTCTTAGGAGAGCCAGTTGGTTTGGATGTCAATTCTGGAGAGGCCTTGAAACCTGCCGATGCAGGAATTTATGacaattatattgtaaaaaaacaGATTATTAATTCTTG TTCTGTGATAGCAAGTAATTTGCTACTGGTGGATGAAATAATGAGAGCTGGAATGTCATCTCTGAAAGGTTGA